A stretch of DNA from Alkaliphilus flagellatus:
TTACTTATATGAAAAAATTTACAATCTTATCTATTATTGCAGTTCTAGTTTTATCAATGGGAATTGTAGCTTTTGCAGATAGTGGAAAAGAGGCACCACAATGGTATAAAGACATGATTGAGTGGAGAAAAGAACAAGTAAACGAAGCTGTTACAAATGGAGAAATTACTGAAGAAGATGCTAAATATTGGAATGAGGAAATTGATCGTATGGAAGAACATCATAATGAATATGGATATGGTCAAGGAATGATGGGACAATACAGAAGTAGAAATAACAGAGGATCAGGAAGAAATAATTTTATGGGAGGTTTTGGTCCAGGATCCTGCCATAGATGGTAAAGTTAAAAAACAAATAGAATTAAAAAAGGAATTTGAGAATCTTTGATTCTCAAATTCCTTTTTTAAAATCAGAAATCGATGGGAAGCATCAAACAAATTTTAATATTTAAAAATGGCAATAGAACTTTGAAGTTGTTGTGCCATGGCTGATAAATAAGATGCAGAATTGGCAACTTCTTCAATGGTAGCGGCCTGTTCCTCAGAGCCTGTTGCAATTTCCTCTGTGGAGGATGCGATATTTTGAGAAATAGAAGAAATATTTTTAAAGCCATTAACAATTTCTTCAATATTTTGTGATACAATATCTGTCAGATGGGTTGCATCTTGGGCCTTCATTGCTACACTATTTATTTCTGATACTATTACACCAAAATTTTTACTAGCTATATCAACCGCAATGGCTCCAGTATTAACTTCGTCTACGTTGTTGGTAATGGATATTACAGTTCCTTCAATTCTACTTTGTATATCTACAATAAGTAAACCTATTTTATTTGCGAAGTCACCAGATTGTTCCGCCAGCTTACGTACTTCTTCTGCCACTACGGCAAAACCGCTACCTGCTTCTCCGGCTCTAGCAGCTTCTATAGCTGCATTTAGTGCTAGAAGATTAGTTTGATCTGCAATGGCACTAATAGCATCTACTATTTTTTCAATTTCCTTAGAACTCTCGTTTAATTGTTGAATAGAATTAGAAGCTTCTTCTGTAGATGTTTTAATATTGTTCATTTTCTCAACTGCTTCTTTGACACTTTGTATACCATCTTCAGCGGTTCTTAGAGTTGTTTTAGATGATTCATTAATAATATGTATATTATTAGATACTTCATGTATATTACTTGCTATATCGGTTACTTTTTCCGTGGAGTCATTTACTATAATAGATTGGTCATCAGATACTCTAGCAATTTCTGTAATACTGCTGGTTACCTCTTCAGAAGTTGCGGATACTTCTTGGCAAGAGGCGGAAAGCTGTTGACTGGTAGATGCTACTTGTTCAGAAGCTTCAGAGGTTTGATGGATAATATTACGTAGGTTAAGCACCATCTGGTTATAGGCCTCAGCTAATGTATGAATTTCATCCTTTGTATTTACAGAAATATCCTGTGTTAAATCTCCATTAGCTACTGTTTCACATATAGATATTAATTTTTTAATAGGACTTACAATGCTTTTTGTAACTAATGTTCCTATAGAAATGCTTAATATAATTATAAATCCAATAATACCTATTGTTAACATCATAATATTATTTATTGAACTGTTAATTGAAGCTTCTATTATTTCAATATCATCATTCTTAAGAGTAATAAGGTCGTCTGAAGCTATTCTTAACTCCATAGCCTTTGGATAAGATTGTTTTAGCATAACTTCAATTGCCTTTGTGGTTTCACCAGAACGATGTAGAGAAAAAATTGAATCAGCTAATACATCATATTCTTTATTTAACACATTCATCTTAGTAGACAGATCAATAGTTTCTTCTGTATAGGATAATTCAATGGTTTTTTCAGCTAGTTCTGTGGCAACTGTTTGGTAATCTTGAAAGGTATCAAGATAAGTTGGGTCACTGGTAAGAAGATAACCCCTTAGGGATGAAATTTTTTCCAGAGAGGCAATCTCCAAGTCCTTAGCTGTATTAATTCCCTCAAAGCTTAGCTGTGTCATGTGATTCATCTGT
This window harbors:
- a CDS encoding DUF2680 domain-containing protein — encoded protein: MKKFTILSIIAVLVLSMGIVAFADSGKEAPQWYKDMIEWRKEQVNEAVTNGEITEEDAKYWNEEIDRMEEHHNEYGYGQGMMGQYRSRNNRGSGRNNFMGGFGPGSCHRW
- a CDS encoding methyl-accepting chemotaxis protein, with product MKKSIRNKIMGGFLLIILLLIGLGTFSFISFSNIHKQMNHMTQLSFEGINTAKDLEIASLEKISSLRGYLLTSDPTYLDTFQDYQTVATELAEKTIELSYTEETIDLSTKMNVLNKEYDVLADSIFSLHRSGETTKAIEVMLKQSYPKAMELRIASDDLITLKNDDIEIIEASINSSINNIMMLTIGIIGFIIILSISIGTLVTKSIVSPIKKLISICETVANGDLTQDISVNTKDEIHTLAEAYNQMVLNLRNIIHQTSEASEQVASTSQQLSASCQEVSATSEEVTSSITEIARVSDDQSIIVNDSTEKVTDIASNIHEVSNNIHIINESSKTTLRTAEDGIQSVKEAVEKMNNIKTSTEEASNSIQQLNESSKEIEKIVDAISAIADQTNLLALNAAIEAARAGEAGSGFAVVAEEVRKLAEQSGDFANKIGLLIVDIQSRIEGTVISITNNVDEVNTGAIAVDIASKNFGVIVSEINSVAMKAQDATHLTDIVSQNIEEIVNGFKNISSISQNIASSTEEIATGSEEQAATIEEVANSASYLSAMAQQLQSSIAIFKY